The following coding sequences are from one Methanococcoides orientis window:
- the thiL gene encoding thiamine-phosphate kinase, whose product MDRSDLISDIAERKLVSRLCGIFSQDECGSIMAGAGKDDCAVLDVSDEDCMVITTDMLHRKTDFPVVMTPWQIGWMSAAVNLSDVASMGAKPVGFLSALGVTNDMQLGDAEDISRGMDACAKFCDTSVIGGDIDLHDELTITGTALGMVKKEHLLRRTGVKPGDLVCVTGNAGSAGAALLAIQHDLDVSDELLNTLLEPVPRTDEGQKLAKTGAVTSMMDTSDGLAMSLYDLMDANSIGFRIYEDQIPIDDEVRSLVGDDDALDLALYTGGDFELLFTVSPSMLEAAKSVCYLNVVGEVTDDTLITMINREDAEVSIYRKGYVHLGRFDNI is encoded by the coding sequence ATGGATAGGTCTGATCTTATTTCCGACATAGCTGAACGCAAACTTGTTTCCAGACTATGCGGTATCTTCAGCCAGGATGAATGTGGCTCCATCATGGCAGGCGCAGGAAAGGATGATTGTGCTGTCCTGGATGTCTCAGATGAGGATTGCATGGTCATTACCACGGACATGCTTCATCGGAAGACTGATTTTCCTGTTGTTATGACTCCCTGGCAGATCGGCTGGATGTCCGCTGCTGTTAACCTGAGCGATGTGGCTTCCATGGGTGCAAAACCTGTGGGTTTCCTTTCAGCTCTAGGGGTTACGAATGATATGCAGTTGGGGGATGCCGAGGATATTTCCCGTGGCATGGATGCCTGTGCAAAGTTCTGTGATACATCGGTCATCGGTGGTGACATCGATCTCCACGACGAGCTGACAATAACAGGAACAGCCCTCGGAATGGTCAAGAAAGAACACCTTTTGAGAAGGACCGGGGTAAAACCTGGCGACCTTGTCTGTGTTACAGGAAACGCAGGTTCTGCTGGTGCTGCACTGCTGGCGATCCAGCACGACCTTGATGTCAGCGATGAACTGCTGAATACATTGCTTGAACCTGTCCCACGCACGGACGAGGGGCAGAAGCTTGCAAAGACTGGTGCGGTAACTTCCATGATGGATACAAGTGACGGGCTGGCGATGTCCCTTTATGATCTGATGGATGCCAACAGCATCGGTTTCAGGATATATGAGGACCAGATTCCAATTGATGATGAAGTTCGCTCTCTTGTAGGGGATGATGATGCCCTTGATCTTGCTCTTTACACAGGCGGAGATTTCGAGTTGCTTTTCACAGTCTCACCTTCGATGCTGGAAGCCGCGAAATCCGTTTGTTATTTAAATGTTGTAGGCGAAGTTACTGATGACACTTTAATAACTATGATAAACAGAGAGGATGCAGAAGTTTCGATATATCGAAAAGGTTATGTGCATTTAGGAAGATTTGATAACATATAA